A DNA window from Comamonas fluminis contains the following coding sequences:
- a CDS encoding caspase family protein → MQDAAQARLLSRRRWLGQSMGAATALASWNTASLAAPPARPAPASSASASPAGAGELPLRVLLIGNGAYSHNAVLRNPERDTALLARAFQARGAQVQVLSNQSASQLDGAIRAFLQNRSRNEALWLGYSGHAVQIAGRNYLQGVDSDFSTPQRVRERGLDLDLILGLLERAAPPAAVVSIDACRNNPFEPERTRGLSIGLAAQEPKGLCVSFSTAPYTKALDGDEGQNSPYAQALASALNGQQNKSLDLVLRETADSVYRSTRQRQIPEYRSALRSEWWFGPRSISLRDSRGTSQQPVSSSASREVSYRPDEPQAQTRYPQTSASQWTQLDRDLQTALRRMGDAQVQEMLRTTAQGRGDEHLKLVSAMVLEDGHPGARKQPAQARKLLQPLAQQGNVLAQTLLGESFYIARDYAEAYKWLSLAARSEFPRATIDMGQMIAEGRAAGDPTAGALQALKGMIQQGQAAMPQPNTVPSAQVQEQAEQLRRLLQGR, encoded by the coding sequence ATGCAAGACGCAGCGCAAGCCCGTCTGCTATCGCGCAGGCGATGGCTGGGCCAGAGCATGGGGGCAGCAACGGCGCTGGCCTCCTGGAATACAGCCTCGCTTGCAGCCCCTCCAGCCAGACCAGCACCGGCCAGCTCGGCCAGCGCCAGCCCTGCAGGCGCTGGCGAATTGCCGCTGCGCGTGCTGCTGATCGGCAATGGCGCATACAGCCACAACGCCGTTCTGCGCAACCCGGAGCGCGACACGGCCCTGCTGGCCAGAGCCTTCCAGGCCCGAGGCGCCCAGGTTCAGGTTCTGAGCAACCAAAGTGCCAGCCAGCTGGATGGCGCCATTCGCGCCTTTTTGCAAAACCGCAGTCGAAACGAAGCACTGTGGCTGGGCTACAGCGGCCACGCCGTGCAGATTGCCGGTCGCAACTATCTGCAAGGCGTAGATAGTGACTTTTCCACCCCCCAGCGTGTGCGCGAACGGGGGCTGGACTTGGACCTGATTCTGGGCCTGCTGGAGCGCGCCGCGCCGCCTGCTGCTGTGGTCTCTATTGACGCCTGCCGCAACAACCCCTTTGAGCCAGAGCGCACCCGGGGCCTGTCCATCGGTCTTGCTGCGCAGGAGCCCAAAGGTCTTTGCGTGAGCTTTTCTACCGCGCCCTACACCAAGGCGCTGGACGGCGATGAAGGCCAGAACAGCCCCTACGCGCAGGCGCTGGCCAGTGCCTTGAACGGGCAACAGAACAAGTCGCTGGACCTGGTGCTGCGCGAAACCGCTGACAGCGTCTATCGCAGCACGCGCCAGCGACAGATTCCCGAGTACCGCTCAGCCTTGCGCAGCGAGTGGTGGTTCGGGCCACGCTCCATCTCTTTGCGCGATAGTCGTGGCACCAGCCAGCAACCCGTCAGCAGCAGCGCCAGCCGCGAAGTCAGCTACCGGCCTGACGAGCCACAAGCCCAGACCCGCTACCCGCAAACCAGCGCCAGCCAATGGACGCAGCTGGACAGAGATCTGCAGACTGCGCTGCGCCGCATGGGCGATGCACAGGTTCAGGAAATGCTGCGCACAACAGCGCAGGGCCGTGGCGATGAGCACCTGAAACTGGTCAGCGCCATGGTGCTGGAAGATGGACACCCCGGCGCACGCAAGCAACCCGCCCAGGCACGCAAGCTGCTGCAGCCTCTCGCTCAGCAAGGCAATGTGCTGGCCCAGACGCTGCTGGGCGAGTCCTTCTACATTGCCCGCGACTATGCCGAGGCCTATAAATGGCTGAGTCTGGCCGCACGCAGCGAATTCCCGCGCGCCACCATCGACATGGGACAGATGATTGCCGAAGGGCGCGCCGCAGGAGACCCGACGGCCGGAGCCTTGCAAGCCCTCAAAGGCATGATTCAGCAAGGCCAGGCTGCCATGCCCCAGCCCAACACGGTGCCATCCGCACAAGTTCAGGAGCAAGCTGAACAACTGCGCAGGCTGCTTCAAGGACGTTGA
- a CDS encoding MFS transporter, whose protein sequence is MNSSVVEKINDKPMSLFQWFVVGLCFLINMLDGFDVLVMAFTAAAVAGQWKLSGVELGYLLSAGLVGMALGSLIIAPWADRMGRRPLIMLCIAIAGAGMFASSYAQSPVQLGLLRLFTGLGIGGILASSYVIAGEYANSRWRGLAISLQATAYALGATIGGLIANQLIPSLGWQSVFFYGGMATLLTLPVMYLWLPESLDFLIGKKPAKALQKANAILSKMDQPLLDVLPSHSANTAVVEKNRVASLLVPGLASQTLLIWAAFFMVMFGFYFVMSWTPKLLVNAGLSNQQGITGGVLLNVGGIVGTSLIGLLAAKFRISRVLMLYLLVNAALMMAFVGLLGKLSVAFTAALLIGVFVNGCVAGLYALTPGLYSVTQRVTGLGWAIGVGRIGAIASPLVAGRLIDAKWTPDQLFSLYGAAFVLAALAIYFLQRKKAPVQQLQPAC, encoded by the coding sequence ATGAATTCTTCAGTCGTAGAGAAAATTAACGACAAGCCCATGAGCTTGTTTCAGTGGTTTGTGGTCGGGTTGTGCTTTTTGATCAATATGCTGGACGGCTTTGACGTGCTGGTCATGGCTTTTACCGCAGCCGCCGTGGCGGGCCAGTGGAAGCTCAGCGGTGTGGAGCTGGGCTATTTGCTCAGCGCAGGGCTGGTGGGCATGGCTCTGGGTTCACTGATCATTGCACCATGGGCCGACCGCATGGGACGTCGCCCATTGATCATGCTCTGCATTGCGATTGCTGGGGCAGGAATGTTTGCCTCCAGCTATGCGCAGTCTCCTGTCCAGCTGGGGCTGTTGCGTCTGTTCACGGGGCTGGGTATCGGTGGCATCCTGGCCAGCAGCTATGTGATTGCGGGCGAGTATGCGAACAGCCGCTGGAGAGGTTTGGCCATTAGCTTGCAGGCCACGGCTTATGCACTGGGTGCCACGATTGGCGGCTTGATTGCCAATCAGCTGATTCCAAGTCTGGGATGGCAATCCGTGTTCTTCTATGGAGGCATGGCCACATTGCTGACTTTGCCGGTGATGTACCTGTGGTTGCCTGAGTCCCTGGATTTTCTGATTGGCAAAAAACCTGCGAAGGCATTGCAGAAGGCCAATGCGATTCTGAGCAAGATGGATCAGCCGCTTCTTGATGTTTTGCCCAGTCATAGCGCCAATACGGCAGTGGTTGAGAAAAACCGGGTTGCCAGCCTTCTGGTGCCGGGACTTGCCTCTCAGACTCTGCTCATCTGGGCTGCGTTTTTCATGGTGATGTTCGGTTTCTATTTTGTGATGAGCTGGACACCTAAACTGCTGGTGAATGCGGGGCTGTCCAATCAGCAGGGCATTACTGGTGGCGTGCTGCTCAATGTGGGCGGTATTGTGGGTACTTCGCTGATTGGTTTGCTGGCCGCCAAGTTCCGCATATCGCGGGTGCTGATGCTCTATTTGCTGGTCAACGCAGCATTGATGATGGCTTTTGTGGGCTTGCTCGGTAAGCTCAGCGTTGCTTTCACTGCAGCGCTGCTGATTGGCGTTTTCGTCAACGGCTGTGTAGCAGGGCTTTATGCACTGACGCCGGGCCTGTACAGCGTTACCCAGCGCGTCACTGGTCTGGGCTGGGCCATTGGTGTGGGGCGTATCGGTGCTATTGCTTCGCCCCTGGTGGCGGGACGTCTGATCGACGCCAAGTGGACGCCCGATCAGCTGTTTTCCCTCTACGGCGCCGCATTTGTGCTGGCAGCGTTGGCGATCTACTTCTTGCAGCGAAAAAAGGCCCCAGTGCAGCAACTGCAGCCCGCGTGCTGA
- a CDS encoding aromatic ring-hydroxylating dioxygenase subunit alpha, translating to MNIIPIQAQPSAEPVKHKFPLNQWYVAALSSELKDKPVGRTLLGEAVVLFRLGDGSVAALEDRCCHRALPLSSGTVESCGLRCGYHGLLYNQAGQCIEIPGQEKIPSKAKVAAYHLQERDGLVWIWFGKADSPEPTHEAPSYFVHSTPKYVYGGDVYHYNAPYQLIHDNLLDLSHLGYVHLHTIGGNAKLHMNAEMKVESEGDTVKVVRYMPDSVPPPTYTAAYPFKGNVDRWQEIEFRVSHLLIWTGAVDKNTDALDDPERGGFHMRGFHGITPETENTCHYFWTMATNPASNVEETKLKVLDQTERTFDEDKVVIEAQYQNMLRFGPKSMIDIHVDVGANRARRIIDRLIAA from the coding sequence ATGAATATTATTCCTATCCAAGCTCAACCATCTGCGGAGCCCGTGAAGCACAAGTTTCCGCTGAACCAGTGGTATGTGGCTGCGCTGTCTTCGGAGTTGAAGGACAAGCCGGTTGGCCGAACCTTGCTGGGCGAGGCGGTTGTTCTGTTTCGTCTGGGAGACGGCAGCGTCGCGGCGCTGGAGGATCGGTGCTGCCACCGTGCATTGCCGCTGTCATCAGGAACGGTGGAAAGCTGCGGCCTGCGCTGCGGCTATCACGGCTTGCTCTACAACCAGGCGGGGCAGTGCATTGAGATTCCAGGACAGGAAAAAATTCCTTCTAAAGCCAAGGTCGCGGCCTACCATCTGCAGGAGCGAGACGGGCTGGTCTGGATCTGGTTTGGCAAGGCGGATAGCCCGGAGCCTACGCATGAAGCGCCTTCCTACTTTGTGCACAGCACACCCAAGTACGTCTATGGCGGTGATGTCTATCACTACAACGCACCGTATCAGCTGATTCACGATAATTTGCTGGACCTCAGCCATCTTGGCTATGTCCATCTGCACACCATTGGCGGCAATGCCAAGCTGCATATGAATGCCGAGATGAAGGTGGAGAGCGAGGGCGATACGGTGAAGGTGGTGCGTTACATGCCCGATTCCGTTCCGCCTCCCACATATACCGCCGCATATCCTTTCAAGGGCAATGTGGACCGCTGGCAAGAGATCGAGTTTCGCGTCTCGCACCTGCTGATCTGGACGGGTGCGGTAGACAAGAACACCGATGCACTGGACGACCCCGAGCGCGGAGGATTCCATATGCGGGGTTTTCATGGAATCACTCCCGAGACTGAAAACACTTGCCACTATTTCTGGACCATGGCCACCAATCCGGCCAGCAATGTGGAAGAGACAAAGCTCAAGGTGCTGGACCAGACCGAGCGCACCTTTGACGAGGACAAGGTGGTGATTGAGGCCCAGTACCAGAACATGCTGCGCTTTGGTCCCAAATCCATGATCGACATCCATGTGGATGTGGGCGCCAACCGCGCGCGGCGAATCATTGATCGATTGATCGCCGCCTGA
- a CDS encoding PDR/VanB family oxidoreductase: MLDVIVQRREQEAEDILSFDFVSSKNASLPAFTPGAHIDVHLPGGIVRQYSLCHPWSESSPGQYTIAVQREPQSRGGSVAAHALQTGMALQISEPRNLFELAPAAQKHLLFAGGIGITPIVCMAQALASQGQLFELHYFCRSQERAAFQRVLKSSALSQFAHLHVGTDTAAEVAQLLSTPEAGTHVYVCGPTGFMDCVLGTAANQGWNAQNLHKEYFAAAVVELQGDQSFQVQVASTGQHYEIPVGKTVFEILDSAGVNVPVSCEQGVCGTCVTRVLQGTPDHRDQYLTDAEKAANDCFTPCCSRSRTPLLVLDL, translated from the coding sequence ATGTTGGATGTCATTGTCCAGAGACGTGAACAGGAGGCTGAGGACATTCTCAGCTTTGACTTCGTCTCTTCAAAAAATGCAAGCCTGCCAGCGTTCACTCCAGGTGCTCATATCGATGTGCATCTGCCGGGAGGAATCGTCCGCCAGTATTCCCTGTGCCATCCATGGAGCGAGTCTTCGCCGGGCCAATACACCATCGCCGTGCAGCGCGAGCCTCAGTCGCGGGGCGGGTCGGTGGCCGCACATGCGTTGCAGACTGGAATGGCTTTGCAGATCAGCGAGCCACGCAACCTGTTTGAGCTTGCCCCGGCAGCGCAGAAGCACTTGCTGTTTGCTGGCGGCATTGGCATCACGCCCATTGTTTGCATGGCGCAGGCTCTGGCTTCTCAGGGGCAGTTGTTTGAGCTGCATTACTTCTGCCGCAGTCAGGAGCGTGCAGCATTCCAGCGCGTATTGAAGTCATCGGCGCTCAGCCAGTTCGCCCATCTGCATGTCGGCACCGATACCGCTGCAGAAGTTGCGCAGTTGCTGAGCACACCTGAAGCCGGCACCCATGTCTATGTCTGCGGGCCCACCGGCTTTATGGACTGCGTGCTGGGCACGGCGGCAAACCAGGGCTGGAATGCACAAAACCTGCACAAGGAGTATTTCGCGGCAGCGGTGGTTGAGCTGCAGGGCGATCAAAGCTTTCAGGTGCAGGTGGCCAGCACGGGACAGCACTATGAAATTCCAGTTGGCAAAACGGTGTTCGAGATTCTGGACAGCGCAGGAGTGAATGTGCCGGTGTCTTGCGAGCAAGGTGTTTGCGGCACCTGCGTCACGCGAGTGCTGCAAGGCACGCCAGATCACCGTGACCAATACCTGACCGATGCAGAAAAAGCGGCTAACGACTGCTTTACGCCTTGCTGCTCACGATCACGCACTCCCTTGCTGGTGCTGGATCTGTAG
- a CDS encoding MarR family winged helix-turn-helix transcriptional regulator — MKRKKKLDLERYAPALLAFIANKLSAGASQLYRDTFDVGIVEWRVLSMLAVESHIPAQRICQVVGLDKSAVSKSVQVLQSRGYVQSEVDTEDARRYTLCLTPEGQELHDRIFDVAKERERRLLETLSPQEVESLLHMLNRIHKQIDHVNAYRP; from the coding sequence ATGAAAAGAAAAAAGAAACTGGATCTGGAACGTTACGCACCAGCTTTGCTGGCCTTTATTGCAAACAAACTGTCCGCCGGGGCATCCCAGCTGTACCGCGACACTTTCGACGTGGGCATCGTCGAGTGGCGCGTGCTTTCGATGCTGGCCGTCGAAAGCCATATTCCTGCGCAGCGCATCTGCCAGGTGGTGGGCCTGGACAAAAGCGCCGTCAGCAAATCCGTGCAGGTGCTGCAAAGCCGTGGCTATGTGCAGTCTGAAGTGGATACCGAAGACGCCAGACGCTACACGCTATGCCTGACCCCTGAGGGCCAGGAGCTGCACGACCGCATCTTTGATGTCGCCAAGGAGCGCGAGCGCAGACTGCTGGAAACGCTTTCCCCGCAGGAGGTGGAATCGCTGCTTCACATGCTCAACCGCATTCACAAGCAGATCGACCATGTCAATGCTTACCGCCCCTGA
- a CDS encoding class I SAM-dependent methyltransferase encodes MQALLDAIAQMPFSTDAQRIFHGRGGRHPGCEQIVLDAFPPVLLLTSFAPVDEAQLEVIALALEQRWQQIAPTDQPLIWAFQTRESGGKVETRVMAGELPEPHVVTENGAQYLVQMARGQNHGLFLDMAAGREWVRQQVAAHARPERMKVLNLFAYTCAFSVVAKRAGAGQVLNMDMSKPALSTGQHNHQLNGVKAGASFAAHDIFSSWGKINRSGPYDLIIVDPPSYQKGSFIATKDYARLMRRLPDLLVPEGQVLLCLNAPELGTDFLREQMTEIAPELQFVERLANPPVFADVDEERSLKVLVYRAPALDAPS; translated from the coding sequence ATGCAAGCCCTGCTAGACGCCATTGCCCAGATGCCTTTTTCCACAGATGCCCAGCGTATCTTTCATGGGCGTGGTGGACGCCATCCGGGCTGCGAACAGATCGTGCTGGATGCGTTCCCACCCGTGCTGCTGCTGACCAGTTTTGCTCCCGTGGATGAAGCGCAGCTTGAGGTGATAGCTCTGGCACTTGAACAACGCTGGCAGCAGATTGCCCCCACGGACCAGCCTTTGATCTGGGCGTTCCAGACCCGCGAGTCTGGCGGCAAGGTGGAAACACGCGTCATGGCCGGTGAGTTGCCTGAACCCCATGTGGTGACAGAAAACGGCGCGCAGTACCTGGTGCAGATGGCGCGCGGGCAGAACCATGGTCTGTTTCTGGACATGGCCGCAGGCCGTGAATGGGTACGTCAGCAAGTAGCAGCCCATGCGCGCCCAGAGCGCATGAAAGTGCTCAACCTCTTTGCCTACACCTGTGCCTTCTCGGTTGTTGCCAAGCGGGCCGGGGCTGGTCAGGTGCTGAATATGGACATGAGCAAACCTGCACTATCCACCGGCCAGCACAACCACCAGCTCAACGGCGTCAAAGCCGGGGCCAGCTTTGCGGCCCACGATATTTTCAGCAGCTGGGGCAAGATCAATCGTAGCGGCCCCTACGACCTGATCATCGTGGACCCCCCTAGCTACCAGAAGGGCAGCTTTATCGCTACCAAGGACTACGCACGGTTGATGCGCCGCCTGCCGGATTTGCTGGTGCCCGAAGGTCAGGTGCTGCTGTGCCTGAACGCCCCGGAGCTTGGCACCGATTTCCTGCGCGAGCAGATGACCGAAATCGCCCCCGAGCTGCAGTTTGTCGAACGCCTGGCCAATCCGCCCGTATTTGCCGATGTGGATGAAGAGCGCAGCCTCAAGGTCTTGGTGTACCGCGCTCCGGCACTTGACGCACCAAGCTGA
- a CDS encoding SDR family oxidoreductase: protein MNLHGKVVLVTGASRGIGAAIAAAFAREGATVVINYLSNDAAAEQAVAACLDAGKDAGGDAWAIKADVGDAQAVQAMVDSIALDAGGIDIVVNNAFRPYTFDPEQRSHFETLDWSRYQSQFDGAVGATFNVCRAVLPLMRQRARGSIVTIVSNLVEHPVVAYHDYSTAKSALVGFSRNLASELGPVGIRVNCVAPGLVYPTQGTQTSKESFRESLMAATPLRRLARPEDVAGPVLFLASDLSSFMTGQVLLVDGGMVMR, encoded by the coding sequence ATGAATCTGCACGGCAAAGTGGTGCTGGTCACCGGTGCCAGTCGCGGCATAGGGGCGGCCATTGCAGCCGCTTTTGCCCGCGAAGGCGCGACCGTCGTCATCAACTATCTGAGCAACGATGCTGCGGCAGAGCAGGCGGTGGCCGCCTGTCTGGACGCTGGCAAGGATGCAGGTGGCGATGCCTGGGCCATCAAGGCCGATGTGGGGGATGCACAAGCCGTGCAGGCCATGGTGGACAGCATTGCGCTGGATGCGGGGGGCATTGACATTGTGGTCAACAACGCTTTCCGTCCCTATACCTTTGATCCTGAGCAGCGCAGCCATTTTGAGACGCTGGACTGGAGTCGCTATCAGTCCCAGTTTGATGGTGCGGTGGGCGCCACTTTCAATGTGTGCCGTGCAGTGCTGCCGCTGATGCGCCAGCGCGCGCGCGGCAGCATTGTCACTATCGTGAGCAATCTGGTAGAGCACCCTGTGGTGGCCTATCACGACTACAGCACGGCAAAGTCCGCCTTGGTTGGCTTTAGTCGCAATCTGGCCAGCGAACTGGGGCCGGTGGGCATACGCGTGAACTGCGTGGCGCCGGGGCTGGTGTACCCCACGCAGGGCACGCAGACCAGCAAGGAGTCGTTTCGCGAATCATTGATGGCGGCTACGCCACTGCGCCGGCTGGCCCGGCCCGAGGATGTGGCCGGGCCGGTGCTGTTTCTGGCGTCTGACCTCAGCAGCTTTATGACGGGGCAGGTGCTGCTGGTGGATGGCGGCATGGTGATGCGCTAG
- a CDS encoding ABC transporter substrate-binding protein encodes MYAEKLVSHLSRRSLLGAGTGMVALVLTGMAQATPSVQGKIRLAGWSKPISEITNILAEPDKGFFKAQGVELAYLPGAGGGDAIRNMLSGQADVAFTDPGSFFMALDKGEKLVAIYDIYPQNVFNVVSLKSAGIHKPADLKGKKIGVYSLSSGTRQNLLVMLHQAGLKESDVTIVVTGLLNFAPLMQGQVDATAATDTGLAVGLRKGIGEVNIMQVRDYLNISSDMFVVREDTLREKKDLLKAFLKGYRDSAAWMMANAEEAATLAGKRAIDGTQRDINLDVIRLRNASSMPAVQGKGLGGFDLAALQKGADTYRALGMVQRQIKVSEVVNTSLLPGA; translated from the coding sequence ATGTACGCTGAAAAATTGGTTTCGCATCTTTCTCGCCGCAGCCTGCTGGGTGCTGGCACGGGTATGGTTGCTCTGGTATTGACGGGCATGGCTCAGGCAACACCATCTGTGCAGGGTAAGATTCGCCTTGCAGGCTGGAGCAAGCCCATCAGCGAGATCACCAACATTCTTGCGGAGCCGGACAAAGGCTTTTTCAAGGCGCAAGGCGTAGAGCTGGCCTATTTGCCCGGGGCTGGTGGCGGTGATGCCATCCGCAATATGCTCAGCGGTCAGGCCGATGTGGCGTTTACCGACCCCGGCTCGTTCTTCATGGCGCTGGACAAGGGCGAGAAGCTGGTTGCCATTTACGACATCTATCCGCAAAACGTATTCAACGTCGTCTCGCTCAAGTCGGCGGGTATTCACAAGCCCGCAGACCTCAAGGGCAAGAAGATTGGCGTCTATAGCCTCTCCAGCGGCACGCGCCAGAACCTGCTGGTGATGCTGCATCAGGCCGGACTCAAGGAGTCGGACGTGACCATCGTCGTTACCGGCTTGCTGAACTTTGCGCCGCTGATGCAGGGGCAGGTGGATGCCACGGCTGCCACCGATACCGGGCTGGCCGTGGGCCTGCGCAAGGGCATTGGTGAGGTCAACATCATGCAGGTGCGTGACTACCTCAATATCTCCAGCGATATGTTTGTGGTGCGCGAAGACACGCTGCGCGAGAAGAAAGACTTGCTCAAGGCCTTTCTCAAGGGCTACCGCGACAGTGCAGCCTGGATGATGGCCAATGCCGAAGAAGCCGCGACACTGGCAGGCAAGCGCGCCATTGACGGCACGCAGCGCGACATCAACCTGGATGTGATTCGCCTGCGCAATGCATCTTCCATGCCTGCGGTGCAGGGCAAGGGGCTGGGCGGCTTTGATCTGGCAGCCTTGCAAAAGGGCGCGGATACCTACCGTGCGCTGGGCATGGTGCAGCGCCAGATCAAGGTGTCAGAGGTGGTCAACACATCTCTCTTGCCAGGTGCTTGA
- a CDS encoding ABC transporter permease, which yields MSITPIKARLVSATLLLILLGLWEWAVRQWGLSALVLPAPSAVAVALWKGLASGYFWPHLMATLQALLLGLAAGSAVGLLAGMVLAESAWAERVFKPYVVVSQVVPKLALAPLFVLWFGFGMLPTVLITALICFFPLMENTLTGLRQADAQRLQLFHMLGATRLQTLLRLKLPMGLPAILAGLRVAVVLALVGVVVAEFMGASQGLGAVIIAAQGMMDTTLMFAALVLIAVLGLLLYQLCLLLEQRLLRGHCSGFSSLDFTSRKH from the coding sequence ATGAGCATCACACCCATCAAAGCGCGCCTGGTATCGGCCACGCTGCTCCTGATTCTGCTGGGTTTGTGGGAGTGGGCTGTGCGGCAATGGGGCTTGTCGGCCCTGGTGCTGCCTGCGCCGTCAGCTGTGGCGGTGGCGCTGTGGAAAGGGTTGGCCTCAGGCTACTTCTGGCCGCATCTGATGGCTACGCTGCAGGCCTTGCTGCTGGGTCTGGCGGCAGGCAGTGCTGTGGGTTTGCTGGCAGGCATGGTGCTGGCCGAATCAGCCTGGGCGGAAAGGGTGTTCAAGCCCTATGTGGTGGTCAGCCAGGTGGTACCTAAGCTGGCGCTGGCGCCGCTGTTTGTGCTGTGGTTTGGCTTTGGCATGTTGCCCACGGTGCTGATTACGGCGCTGATCTGCTTTTTCCCGCTGATGGAAAACACATTGACCGGGCTGCGCCAGGCTGATGCCCAGCGGCTGCAGCTGTTTCACATGCTGGGTGCCACGCGGCTGCAGACCTTGTTGCGGCTGAAGCTGCCCATGGGGTTGCCAGCGATTCTGGCGGGCCTGCGTGTGGCGGTGGTGCTGGCGCTGGTGGGCGTGGTGGTGGCCGAGTTCATGGGCGCCAGCCAGGGCCTGGGCGCGGTCATCATCGCAGCACAGGGAATGATGGACACCACCTTGATGTTCGCTGCGCTGGTGCTGATTGCTGTGCTGGGCCTACTTTTGTACCAGCTATGTCTGCTGCTGGAGCAGCGCCTGCTGCGCGGGCATTGCAGTGGCTTTTCTTCTTTAGATTTCACTTCTCGCAAGCACTGA
- a CDS encoding ABC transporter ATP-binding protein encodes MAFLAIEALSFSYPGRSPVVDGVSWQAQAGEVHCLLGRSGCGKTTLLKLVAGLIKPQAGRIALNGGALATPGPQVGFMFQAPTLLDWQTVLANVLLPVSLQRKPTAQDEQRARQLLAQLGLAEMAGQHPRALSGGQQSRVALARALMLEPPLLLLDEPFAALDAITRAELQDDLLRSCRERGTTVLFVTHDINEAVYLGDRIALMHGGRIVQDWAIELPEPRSQGLRHGAVFNDYCAQVRAAMDKACA; translated from the coding sequence ATGGCTTTTCTGGCAATAGAGGCGCTCAGCTTCAGCTACCCCGGTCGATCGCCCGTGGTGGATGGCGTGAGCTGGCAGGCACAGGCGGGTGAGGTGCACTGCCTGCTGGGGCGCAGCGGCTGCGGCAAAACGACTTTGCTCAAGCTGGTGGCAGGCCTTATCAAACCACAGGCTGGCCGCATTGCGCTCAACGGCGGCGCATTGGCCACGCCGGGGCCGCAAGTGGGCTTTATGTTTCAGGCGCCAACTTTGCTGGACTGGCAGACCGTGCTGGCCAATGTGCTGCTGCCGGTCTCCCTGCAGCGCAAGCCCACCGCGCAGGATGAGCAGCGCGCGCGGCAGTTGCTGGCGCAGCTGGGTCTGGCCGAAATGGCAGGGCAGCATCCGCGAGCGCTTTCCGGCGGTCAACAAAGCCGCGTGGCACTGGCGCGGGCCTTGATGCTGGAGCCGCCGCTGTTGCTGCTGGATGAGCCGTTTGCCGCGCTGGATGCCATCACACGCGCGGAATTGCAGGACGACCTGCTGCGCAGTTGCCGCGAGCGTGGTACCACGGTGCTGTTTGTAACCCACGATATCAACGAGGCCGTTTATCTGGGCGACCGCATTGCGCTGATGCATGGCGGGCGCATTGTGCAGGACTGGGCCATTGAATTGCCCGAGCCACGCAGCCAGGGGCTGCGCCACGGCGCCGTTTTCAATGATTACTGCGCACAGGTGCGTGCCGCCATGGACAAGGCCTGCGCATGA